Proteins encoded within one genomic window of Bradyrhizobium sp. 186:
- a CDS encoding YebC/PmpR family DNA-binding transcriptional regulator, with product MAGHSQFKNIMHRKGRQDAQKSKLFGKLAREITVAAKLGTPDPDMNPRLRAAIIAARQENMPKDNIERAVKKALGSEGENYDEIRYEGYGPGGVAVIVEALTDNRNRAASDIRSFFTKSGGNLGETGSVSFMFDRTGIIEYDRSVASDDAVLDAGIEAGADDVISGESGHEIYASTESYRDVAKALEAKFGEPRKAALIWKPQNTIAVDDETGEKLLKLMDLLNEHDDVQHVYANFEVSDALLAKMGG from the coding sequence ATGGCCGGACATTCCCAATTCAAGAACATCATGCACCGCAAGGGGCGGCAGGATGCCCAGAAGTCGAAACTGTTCGGCAAGCTGGCGCGGGAAATCACCGTCGCGGCCAAGCTCGGGACGCCCGATCCCGACATGAACCCGCGCCTGCGCGCGGCCATCATCGCGGCGCGCCAGGAGAACATGCCGAAGGACAATATCGAGCGTGCCGTCAAGAAGGCGCTCGGCAGCGAGGGCGAGAACTATGACGAGATCCGCTACGAGGGCTATGGCCCCGGCGGCGTCGCCGTCATCGTCGAGGCGCTGACCGACAACCGCAACCGCGCCGCCTCCGACATCCGCTCCTTCTTCACCAAGTCCGGCGGCAATCTCGGCGAAACCGGCTCCGTCTCCTTCATGTTCGACCGCACCGGCATCATCGAATACGACCGCAGCGTCGCCTCCGACGATGCGGTGCTGGATGCGGGGATCGAGGCCGGCGCCGACGACGTCATTTCCGGCGAGAGCGGCCACGAGATCTATGCCTCGACCGAAAGCTATCGCGACGTCGCCAAGGCGCTGGAAGCCAAATTCGGCGAGCCGCGCAAGGCCGCGCTGATCTGGAAGCCGCAGAACACGATCGCCGTCGATGACGAGACCGGCGAGAAGCTGTTGAAACTGATGGATTTGCTCAACGAGCACGACGACGTGCAGCACGTCTACGCCAATTTCGAGGTGTCCGACGCGCTGTTGGCGAAGATGGGAGGGTAG